The following proteins come from a genomic window of Acinonyx jubatus isolate Ajub_Pintada_27869175 chromosome C1, VMU_Ajub_asm_v1.0, whole genome shotgun sequence:
- the VWA5B1 gene encoding von Willebrand factor A domain-containing protein 5B1 isoform X4, with protein MNKGICPKGTTLQEGVSVIPHSCTPGKVALDEDLERVLFVVNLGTIVPMENVTIFVSTSSELPTLPSGAMRVLLPAVCAPTVPQFCTESAGPSSQQAQGKDKHCFGTRALDSWNKLCLATLLDTDVSNPMEYEFNFQLEIRGPCLLAGVESPTHEIRADAAPSARSAKSIIITLANRHTFDRPVEILIHPSEPHMPHILMEKGDMTLGEFEQHLKGRTDFIKGMKKDSSAERQTEIIRKRLHKDILHHSVIMLNFCPDLQSVQPNLRKTHGEFIFLIDRSGSMSGTNIHRVKDAMLVALKSLMPACLFNVIGFGSTFKTLFPSSQTYSEESVAMACDNIQRMRADMGGTNILSPLKWIIRQPVHRGHPRILFLITDGAINNTGKVLELVRNHAFSTRCYSFGIGPNVCHRLVKGLATVSKGSAEFLMEGERLQPKMIKSLKKAMAPVLSDVTVEWVFPETTEVLISPVSTSCLFPGERLVGYGIVCDASLYISHPRYDKRRRYSMLHSQESSSSVFYHSQDEGPSPDSRDCVRGMGAPCSPRQPKDAQPSTGDSTANLGLDFSQRRRAYSTNQITNHKPSPRATTASDPTLPARRYPLRKAKPQDLTNQTSTEASWWQIDLQPLLNSGPDLSQGPKLRGPGARRPSLLPQGCQPSLPSSQETQTWSPMKEPDLGFNLKPVSDSRSPGDLEPSHHPSTFETETSSDWEPLAESEDRVSPSRPPTPGPVLGKAVVKGLRDSQRLQWEVSFELGPPGPERGGAHEADLWSETFHHLAARAIIRDFEQLAERENEIEQGSSRRYQVNAVHTSKACNIISKYTAFVPVDVSESRYLPTVVGYPNSGAAWRMVSSQVLTRQWRGTSAGFRRSQTLLREYSAAGDGKFQNLNVEESPSAPFRETTSPGREKHPASEGPLRSLATNTLSSLKASESLFGSRLNLHKSRLLTRAAKGFLSKPLTKAPEPTPGSQNFDYIPLVSLQLASGAFLLNQAFCEAIHVPMEKLKWTSPFTCHRVPLTRQPEPKTPSPQLCTASPSAQHPSCDGFSPEPLVGGKPGWETRAAIEHTGKLWATVVALAWLEHSSASYFVEWELVAAKANSWLEQQEVPEGRTRGTLKAAARQLFVLLRHWDENLEFNMLCYNPNYV; from the exons ATGAACAAAGGCATCTGCCCCAAAG GGACCACTCTGCAAGAGGGGGTTTCCGTCATCCCTCATTCCTGCACGCCAGGGAAGGTGGCTTTGGATGAGGATTTGGAGCGGGTCCTGTTCGTGGTCAACCTGGGGACCATTGTCCCCATGGAGAACGTCACCATCTTCGTCAGCACTTCCTCGGAGCTCCCCACGCTGCCCAGCGGGGCTATGCGGGTCCTGCTGCCTGCTGTCTGCGCCCCGACCGTGCCTCAGTTCTGCACCGAGAGTGCTGGCCCCTCCAGCCAACAGGCCCAAGG CAAAGACAAGCATTGCTTCGGCACCCGGGCCCTGGACTCCTGGAACAAGCTGTGCCTGGCAACTCTCCTGGACACCGATGTGTCCAACCCCATGGAATACGAGTTCAACTTCCAGCTGGAGATTCGCGGGCCGTGCCTGCTCGCAG GGGTGGAGAGTCCCACCCACGAGATCCGAGCTGATGCTGCCCCATCTGCACGCTCGGCCAAGAGCATCATTATCACCTTGGCCAACAGGCACACCTTCGACCGGCCAGTGGAGATCCTCATCCACCCCAGTG AGCCCCACATGCCGCACATCCTGATGGAGAAAGGGGACATGACCCTGGGAGAGTTTGAGCAGCACTTGAAGGGAAGAACGGATTTCATTAAAGGGATGAAGAAGGACAGCAGTGCAGAGAGACAG acAGAAATCATCCGGAAGCGTCTCCACAAGGACATCCTCCACCATTCAGTCATCATGCTCAACTTCTGCCCCGACCTCCAGTCAGTCCAGCCGAACCTGAGAAAGACCCATGGGGAGTTTATCTTCCTCATTGACCGGAGTGGCAGCATGAGTGGGACCAACATCCACCGTGTCAAG GATGCCATGCTGGTGGCTCTTAAGAGCCTCATGCCGGCCTGCCTCTTCAATGTCATTGGGTTTGGGTCCACATTTAAGACCCTCTTCCCTTCCAGCCAGACCTACAGTGAG GAGAGCGTGGCCATGGCCTGTGATAACATCCAGAGAATGCGGGCCGACATGGGTGGCACCAATATCCTCTCCCCGCTCAAGTGGATCATCCGGCAGCCAGTGCACCGAGGCCACCCACGGATTCTCTTCCTGATCACGGACGGTGCCATCAACAACACCGGGAAGGTGCTAGAACTGGTGCGAAACCATGCCTTCTCCACCAG gtGCTACAGCTTTGGAATTGGACCCAACGTGTGCCACAGACTGGTGAAAGGGTTGGCAACTGTGTCCAAGGGCAGTGCTGAGTTTCTGATGGAGGGAGAACGGCTGCAACCCAAG ATGATCAAATCCCTGAAGAAGGCTATGGCCCCAGTCCTGAGTGATGTAACTGTGGAGTGGGTCTTCCCTGAGACCACCGAGGTCCTAATCTCGCCTGTCAGCACCAGCTGCCTCTTCCCTGGAGAGCGGCTGGTGGGGTATGGCATTGTGTGTGATGCCTCCTTATACATCTCCCATCCCAGATAT gacAAAAGGAGACGATACAGCATGTTGCACTCTCAAGAGTCCAGCAGCTCTGTCTTCTACCACTCACAGGACGAGGGGCCCAGCCCAGACAGCAGGGACTGTGTCAGGGGCATGGGCGCACCCTGCAGCCCAAGGCAGCCCAAAGATGCCCAGCCATCCACCGGAGACTCCACCGCCAATCTTG GTCTGGACTTCTCCCAGCGACGGCGGGCATATAGCACCAACCAGATCACCAACCACAAGCCTTCCCCAAGGGCCACCACAGCCAGTGACCCCACATTGCCTGCCAGGAGATACCCACTGAGGAAAGCCAAGCCACAGGACCTCACCAACCAGACCAGCACAGAGGCCTCGTGGTGGCAGATTGATCTGCAG CCCTTGCTCAACAGCGGTCCGGACCTGAGCCAGGGCCCCAAACTCCGCGGCCCAGGTGCCCGCAGGCCATCTCTGCTGCCCCAAGGCTGCCAGCCCAGCCTGCCCTCCAGCCAGGAGACCCAGACCTGGAGCCCCATGAAAGAGCCGGATCTTGGGTTtaacctgaagcctgtttcagacaGCCGTAGCCCTGGGGACCTGG AACCGTCCCATCACCCTTCCACCTTCGAGACCGAGACGTCCTCGGACTGGGAACCCCTGGCCGAGTCCGAGGATCGGGTCAGTCCCAGCAGGCCCCCTACCCCAGGCCCGGTGCTGGGCAAGGCCGTGGTCAAGGGCCTGCGCGACAGCCAACGTTTGCAGTGGGAAGTGAGCTTTGAGCTGGGGCCCCCCGGCccggagaggggaggggcacacgAGGCCGACCTGTGGAGCGAGACCTTCCACCACCTGGCGGCCCGCGCCATCATCCGCGACTTCGAGCAGCTGGCGGAGCGCGAGAACGAGATCGAGCAAG GGTCCAGCCGCCGCTACCAGGTAAACGCTGTGCACACCAGCAAGGCCTGCAACATCATCAGCAAATACACGGCCTTTGTTCCTGTGGACGTGAGCGAGAGCCGGTACCTGCCCACCGTGGTGGGGTACCCCAACTCTG GTGCTGCATGGCGGATGGTCAGCTCTCAGGTCCTGACCCGACAGTGGAGGGGAACCTCTGCCGGCTTCAGACGGTCCCAGACCCTCCTCAGGGAATACTCGGCAGCAGGAGATGGCAAATTCCAGAACCTGA ATGTGGAGGAAAGCCCCAGTGCACCCTTCAGAGAGACCACATCCCCGGGCCGCGAGAAGCATCCTGCTTCGGAAG GTCCCCTGCGCAGTCTGGCCACCAATACCCTGTCTTCCTTGAAGGCCTCAGAGAGTCTCTTTGGATCCAG GCTGAATCTGCACAAGTCCAGGCTGCTGACTCGAGCAGCCAAGGGCTTCCTGAGCAAGCCGCTGACCAAGGCTCCGGAGCCAACCCCAGGGAGCCAGAACTTCGACTACATTCCGCTG GTGTCTCTGCAGCTGGCCTCCGGAGCCTTCCTGCTCAACCAAGCCTTCTGCGAGGCCATCCACGTCCCCATGGAGAAGCTCAAGTGGACCTCACCCTTCACCTGCCACCGAGTGCCCCTCACCCGCCAGCCTGAGCCCAAGACCCCAAGTCCCCAGCTGTGCACCGCCAGCCCCTCGGCCCAGCACCCGTCCTGTGATGGCTTCTCCCCAGAGCCTCTGGTGGGGGGCAAGCCAGGCTGGGAGACCAGGGCTGCGATCGAACACACAGGGAAGCTTTGGGCTACGGTGGTGGCGCTGGCGTGGCTGGAGCACAGCTCGGCCTCCTACTTTGTAGAGTGGGAGCTGGTGGCCGCGAAAGCCAACTCGTGGCTGGAACAGCAGGAGGTGCCCGAGGGCCGCACGCGGGGCACGCTCAAGGCGGCCGCCCGCCAGCTGTTCGTGCTCCTGCGGCATTGGGACGAGAATCTGGAGTTCAATATGCTTTGCTATAACCCGAATTATGtgtag